The Cucurbita pepo subsp. pepo cultivar mu-cu-16 chromosome LG08, ASM280686v2, whole genome shotgun sequence genome contains a region encoding:
- the LOC111800099 gene encoding protein SRG1-like: MAPVPSSPVNVGHIDDVQELRKFKPNTIPERFIRGVQERPTPPTALISSSDLPTIDLSKLLKGNRDEILQLAYACEEWGFFQVINHGIAQNLLESIEGEAMEFFGLPLEEKQKYRMAPGTVQGYGQAFVFSEHQKLDWCNMFALGVIPDSIRNPLLWPKKPTNFSNTVEIYSKEARKLCQNLLKYIALGLGLKEDVFEKAFGVAVQAIRMNYYPPCSRPDLVLGLSPHSDGSALTVLQQGKGNSVGLQILKDDKWVPVQPLPNALVINIGDTMEVVTNGRYKSVEHRAVTHKQTDRLSIVTFYAPSYDIELGPMPKFVDKNNPCKYRRYSHGEYSKHYVTNKLQGKKTLEFAKIPTKNSY, encoded by the exons ATGGCTCCAGTGCCTAGTTCTCCCGTCAACGTAGGACACATCGATGATGTGCAAGAACTCAGGAAGTTTAAGCCTAACACTATTCCCGAAAGATTTATCAGGGGCGTACAAGAGAGGCCAACACCACCAACAGCTTTAATCTCATCCTCTGATCTTCCCACTATTGATTTATCCAAACTTTTAAAAGGAAACAGAGATGAAATATTGCAGCTAGCCTATGCCTGCGAGGAATGGGgattttttcag GTAATTAATCATGGAATTGCTCAAAACCTACTAGAAAGCATTGAGGGGGAGGCAATGGAATTCTTCGGGCTACCTTTGGAGGAAAAGCAGAAGTACCGAATGGCACCGGGCACAGTTCAAGGATACGGGCAAGCTTTTGTGTTCTCAGAGCACCAAAAGTTGGATTGGTGTAACATGTTTGCTCTGGGGGTTATACCCGACTCTATAAGAAACCCTCTATTATGGCCAAAGAAGCCAACAAACTTCAG CAATACTGTTGAGATTTACTCTAAAGAAGCAAGAAAGCTTTGCCAGAATCTATTGAAGTACATAGCTTTAGGCCTTGGCCTAAAAGAGGACGTATTTGAAAAGGCGTTTGGGGTGGCCGTACAGGCAATAAGGATGAATTACTATCCACCATGTTCGAGACCTGATCTTGTTTTGGGGCTGAGCCCACACTCCGATGGAAGTGCTTTAACTGTTTTGCAGCAAGGAAAGGGCAACTCAGTAGGGCTTCAGATCCTTAAGGACGACAAGTGGGTTCCTGTTCAACCTCTCCCAAATGCACTTGTGATCAACATTGGCGATACAATGGAG gttgttacaaatggcagGTACAAAAGCGTGGAGCACCGAGCTGTGACTCACAAGCAGACTGACCGACTTTCGATAGTCACATTTTATGCACCTAGCTATGACATAGAGCTTGGACCAATGCCAAAATTCGTAGATAAAAACAATCCATGCAAATATAGAAGATATAGTCATGGAGAATACAGTAAACACTATGTCACAAACAAGTTACAAGGAAAGAAAACCCTGGAGTTCGCGAAGATTCCAACCAAAAACTCCTACTAA